One segment of Solanum lycopersicum chromosome 1, SLM_r2.1 DNA contains the following:
- the LOC101252330 gene encoding probable receptor-like protein kinase At1g11050: protein MKGDLWIVCLLFFLFSWVVSISSAQDGTNFSATCPLDFGYVLRAPWSSSNCKVLNSTPQLSNGSAIPTSSKGQCCQNLLSLFGVAMAQHLKETSLFQLPNLETSASCIQEFQSKLNSLSLPSNLTSFCFDPIQFVNTPYICASIQTIQDWDKKLGNSTVLNSGCRSDLEDLTACDGCVAAGFRVQQQLIAIDGNASHSTDCFYFTILYAAGIVNEFGPESTGVMSCIFSIDLKKDSSSSKRHFALIFGLAGAGMAVLCMSLVLGLYIWWNKRWRKNDDVEMESTVSRRRMRPNTAVWFKFQELERATDNFSQKNFVGRGGFGVVYKGTLADGTNVAVKKIIESDFQGNDEFCNEVEIISNLKHRNLVSLRGCCVTDKNRIENGESERFLVYDYMPNGNLEDHLFAVNQGGILKQPLTWPQRKNIILDVAKGLAYLHYGVKPAIYHRDIKATNILLDEDMRARVADFGLVKQSREGQSHLTTRVAGTHGYLAPEYALYGQLTEKSDVYSFGVVVLEIMCGRKVLDFSSGSPRSFLITDWAWSKVKAGKMNEVLDAILVKTEDSVSANPRAIMVRFLLVGILCAHVMVALRPTILDALKMLEGDIEVPEIPDRPAPLGHPSFYNASGNTFSISPALSCLQMPAGDMLR from the coding sequence ATGAAGGGTGATTTGTGGATTGTGTGTttgttgttttttctattttcttggGTAGTTTCAATTTCGTCAGCTCAAGACGGCACTAACTTTTCTGCAACTTGTCCTTTAGATTTTGGGTATGTTCTGAGAGCCCCATGGTCTAGTTCTAACTGCAAAGTTCTGAATTCAACTCCTCAGCTTTCCAATGGTTCTGCTATTCCCACATCAAGCAAAGGCCAGTGCTGCCAGAACCTTTTGTCCCTCTTTGGTGTTGCTATGGCACAACACCTTAAAGAAACTTCTCTTTTCCAGCTACCCAATTTGGAAACTTCTGCTTCTTGCATCCAAGAATTCCAATCCAAGCTCAATTCTTTGTCTTTGCCTTCAAATCTTACCTCTTTCTGTTTTGACCCTATTCAGTTTGTCAATACACCATACATTTGTGCCTCAATTCAGACCATCCAAGATTGGGATAAAAAGCTGGGGAATTCAACTGTTTTGAATTCTGGTTGTAGGTCTGATCTTGAGGATTTAACTGCTTGTGATGGTTGTGTAGCTGCTGGCTTTAGAGTTCAGCAACAGTTGATTGCAATTGATGGTAATGCATCTCATTCCACCGATTGTTTTTACTTCACTATTTTGTATGCTGCTGGTATTGTCAATGAGTTTGGTCCTGAAAGTACTGGTGTCATGTCATGTATTTTTAGTATTGATTTGAAAAAGGATAGTTCATCAAGCAAACGACATTTTGCACTAATATTTGGGTTGGCTGGAGCTGGTATGGCAGTATTATGCATGTCTTTAGTTTTGGGATTGTATATCTGGTGGAACAAAAGGTGGAGGAAAAATGATGATGTGGAAATGGAAAGTACGGTGTCTAGGCGAAGAATGAGGCCTAATACTGCTGTTTGGTTCAAATTTCAGGAGCTTGAAAGGGCAACAGATAATTTTTCCCAAAAGAATTTTGTAGGGAGAGGTGGATTTGGAGTAGTTTATAAAGGAACTTTAGCAGATGGGACTAATGTTGCTGTCAAAAAGATTATAGAATCTGATTTTCAAGGAAATGATGAGTTTTGCAATGAGGTTGAGATTATTAGTAACTTGAAGCATCGTAATCTTGTATCACTTAGGGGTTGTTGCGTGACAGATAAAAATCGGATTGAAAATGGGGAGAGTGAAAGATTCCTCGTGTATGATTACATGCCCAATGGGaatcttgaggatcatttattTGCTGTAAATCAAGGTGGAATACTGAAGCAGCCGTTGACTTGGCCTCagagaaaaaacataattttggaTGTGGCAAAAGGACTAGCTTATCTGCATTATGGGGTAAAGCCAGCAATTTATCACAGGGACATTAAAGCTACTAATATCCTATTAGATGAAGATATGAGAGCAAGAGTTGCTGACTTTGGGTTGGTAAAGCAAAGTAGAGAAGGACAGTCTCATCTTACCACCAGAGTGGCAGGAACACATGGCTACTTAGCTCCTGAATATGCTCTCTATGGGCAATTGACTGAGAAGAGCGATGTTTATAGTTTTGGGGTTGTTGTTTTGGAAATAATGTGTGGAAGGAAGGTCCTTGATTTCTCTTCTGGATCGCCTCGTTCTTTTCTGATCACGGATTGGGCTTGGTCGAAGGTAAaagctggaaagatgaatgaagTTTTGGATGCCATCCTAGTAAAGACTGAGGATTCCGTAAGTGCAaatccaagggctataatggtgAGATTTCTCCTTGTTGGAATATTATGTGCTCACGTGATGGTGGCCTTAAGGCCAACTATATTGGATGCACTAAAAATGTTAGAAGGAGATATTGAGGTTCCTGAAATTCCAGACAGACCAGCACCTCTTGGACACCCTTCATTTTATAATGCTAGTGGTAACACATTCAGCATATCACCAGCCTTGAGTTGCTTGCAAATGCCTGCTGGAGACATGCTCAGGTGA
- the LOC101252630 gene encoding putative transferase At1g60990, chloroplastic isoform X1: MWCEIAREMASLYSANLLFPSLPFSSSSSLLMPLPYRPYDVSPAKINRRLSSSFSSAALPFDLSPPPIDHDLLDTMTIAGAKVSEDGVIGTFDNDEEALDAVENGVAVVDLSHYGRIRVSGEDRVQFLHNQSTANFEILHEGQGCDTVFVTPTARTIDIAHAWVMKTAITLVVSPVTRERITHMLEKYIFFADKVEIQDITEKTSLFLLVGPTSNKIMEALSLADIVGQPYGSHKHYNVNGMPITVGVGNIISEEGYLLLMSPAAAESVWKAILGHGAVPMGSNAWETLRILQGRPAPGKELTDEFNVLEANLWNAVSLNKGCYKGQETIARLVTYDGIKQRLWGIRVSSPVEPGSTISVNGKKVGKVTSFTTGKRASQPLGLGYIKRKAASEGDSVIIGDDVEGTVVEVPFLARQIPPS; the protein is encoded by the exons ATGTGGTGTGAAATTGCAAGAGAGATGGCGTCTCTCTACTCTGCAAATTTGTTATTTCCCtctcttcctttttcttcttcatcatcccTACTTATGCCACTACCTTACCGGCCATACGATGTGTCGCCGGCGAAGATTAATCGAcgcctttcttcttctttttcttctgctGCGCTGCCATTCGATCTTTCTCCTCCTCCCATCGACCACGACCTCCTC GATACTATGACAATTGCTGGGGCAAAGGTATCAGAAGATGGGGTAATAGGGACATTCGATAATGACGAGGAGGCATTAGATGCTGTTGAGAATGGTGTTGCG GTTGTGGATCTTTCACACTATGGCAGGATAAGAG TTAGTGGAGAAGACAGGGTTCAGTTTCTTCACAACCAAAGTACTGCTAACTTTGAAATTCTTCATGAGGGGCAG GGATGTGACACTGTTTTTGTGACACCAACTGCTAGAACCATCGATATTGCCCATGCCTGGGTTATG AAAACGGCAATCACATTAGTGGTCTCTCCAGTGACCAGGGAAAGAATAACTCATATGCTTGAGAA GTACATATTCTTTGCAGACAAAGTTGAAATTCAAGATATTACCGAGAAAACGTCCTTGTTCTTACTAGTAGGGCCTACAAGTAACAAA ATAATGGAGGCTCTGAGTCTTGCTGACATAGTTGGACAACCATATGGATCGCATAAGCATTACAAT GTAAATGGAATGCCAATAACTGTGGGAGTGGGAAATATCATCTCTGAAGAAGGTTATTTACTACTGATGTCTCCAGCTGCTGCTGAATCGGTCTGGAAAGCTATTCTAGGTCATGGTGCTGTCCCAATGGGTTCTAATGCATGGGAAACTTTAAGGATTCTTCAAG GAAGACCAGCTCCTGGTAAAGAGCTCACAGACGAGTTTAATGTTCTGGAGGCTAATCTGTGGAATGCTGTTTCTCTGAATAAAG GGTGCTATAAGGGCCAAGAAACCATTGCTAGACTTGTAACTTACGATGGCATCAAGCAGAGACTATGGGGAATACGTGTCTCATCGCCTGTGGAACCTGGTAGCACTATCTCAGTTAATGGGAAAAAG GTTGGCAAGGTGACGAGTTTCACAACTGGTAAACGAGCATCTCAGCCCCTCGGTCTTGGCTATATTAAGAGGAAAGCTGCTTCTGAGGGAGACAGTGTAATTATTGGTGATGATGTTGAGGGTACAGTGGTGGAAGTGCCTTTTCTCGCTCGTCAAATCCCTCCATCCTAG
- the LOC101252630 gene encoding putative transferase At1g60990, chloroplastic isoform X2 has product MTIAGAKVSEDGVIGTFDNDEEALDAVENGVAVVDLSHYGRIRVSGEDRVQFLHNQSTANFEILHEGQGCDTVFVTPTARTIDIAHAWVMKTAITLVVSPVTRERITHMLEKYIFFADKVEIQDITEKTSLFLLVGPTSNKIMEALSLADIVGQPYGSHKHYNVNGMPITVGVGNIISEEGYLLLMSPAAAESVWKAILGHGAVPMGSNAWETLRILQGRPAPGKELTDEFNVLEANLWNAVSLNKGCYKGQETIARLVTYDGIKQRLWGIRVSSPVEPGSTISVNGKKVGKVTSFTTGKRASQPLGLGYIKRKAASEGDSVIIGDDVEGTVVEVPFLARQIPPS; this is encoded by the exons ATGACAATTGCTGGGGCAAAGGTATCAGAAGATGGGGTAATAGGGACATTCGATAATGACGAGGAGGCATTAGATGCTGTTGAGAATGGTGTTGCG GTTGTGGATCTTTCACACTATGGCAGGATAAGAG TTAGTGGAGAAGACAGGGTTCAGTTTCTTCACAACCAAAGTACTGCTAACTTTGAAATTCTTCATGAGGGGCAG GGATGTGACACTGTTTTTGTGACACCAACTGCTAGAACCATCGATATTGCCCATGCCTGGGTTATG AAAACGGCAATCACATTAGTGGTCTCTCCAGTGACCAGGGAAAGAATAACTCATATGCTTGAGAA GTACATATTCTTTGCAGACAAAGTTGAAATTCAAGATATTACCGAGAAAACGTCCTTGTTCTTACTAGTAGGGCCTACAAGTAACAAA ATAATGGAGGCTCTGAGTCTTGCTGACATAGTTGGACAACCATATGGATCGCATAAGCATTACAAT GTAAATGGAATGCCAATAACTGTGGGAGTGGGAAATATCATCTCTGAAGAAGGTTATTTACTACTGATGTCTCCAGCTGCTGCTGAATCGGTCTGGAAAGCTATTCTAGGTCATGGTGCTGTCCCAATGGGTTCTAATGCATGGGAAACTTTAAGGATTCTTCAAG GAAGACCAGCTCCTGGTAAAGAGCTCACAGACGAGTTTAATGTTCTGGAGGCTAATCTGTGGAATGCTGTTTCTCTGAATAAAG GGTGCTATAAGGGCCAAGAAACCATTGCTAGACTTGTAACTTACGATGGCATCAAGCAGAGACTATGGGGAATACGTGTCTCATCGCCTGTGGAACCTGGTAGCACTATCTCAGTTAATGGGAAAAAG GTTGGCAAGGTGACGAGTTTCACAACTGGTAAACGAGCATCTCAGCCCCTCGGTCTTGGCTATATTAAGAGGAAAGCTGCTTCTGAGGGAGACAGTGTAATTATTGGTGATGATGTTGAGGGTACAGTGGTGGAAGTGCCTTTTCTCGCTCGTCAAATCCCTCCATCCTAG
- the LOC101252630 gene encoding putative transferase At1g60990, chloroplastic isoform X3 — MLLRMVLRCVSSLIQVFLVVDLSHYGRIRVSGEDRVQFLHNQSTANFEILHEGQGCDTVFVTPTARTIDIAHAWVMKTAITLVVSPVTRERITHMLEKYIFFADKVEIQDITEKTSLFLLVGPTSNKIMEALSLADIVGQPYGSHKHYNVNGMPITVGVGNIISEEGYLLLMSPAAAESVWKAILGHGAVPMGSNAWETLRILQGRPAPGKELTDEFNVLEANLWNAVSLNKGCYKGQETIARLVTYDGIKQRLWGIRVSSPVEPGSTISVNGKKVGKVTSFTTGKRASQPLGLGYIKRKAASEGDSVIIGDDVEGTVVEVPFLARQIPPS; from the exons ATGCTGTTGAGAATGGTGTTGCGGTGTGTATCTAGCTTGATTCAGGTTTTCTTG GTTGTGGATCTTTCACACTATGGCAGGATAAGAG TTAGTGGAGAAGACAGGGTTCAGTTTCTTCACAACCAAAGTACTGCTAACTTTGAAATTCTTCATGAGGGGCAG GGATGTGACACTGTTTTTGTGACACCAACTGCTAGAACCATCGATATTGCCCATGCCTGGGTTATG AAAACGGCAATCACATTAGTGGTCTCTCCAGTGACCAGGGAAAGAATAACTCATATGCTTGAGAA GTACATATTCTTTGCAGACAAAGTTGAAATTCAAGATATTACCGAGAAAACGTCCTTGTTCTTACTAGTAGGGCCTACAAGTAACAAA ATAATGGAGGCTCTGAGTCTTGCTGACATAGTTGGACAACCATATGGATCGCATAAGCATTACAAT GTAAATGGAATGCCAATAACTGTGGGAGTGGGAAATATCATCTCTGAAGAAGGTTATTTACTACTGATGTCTCCAGCTGCTGCTGAATCGGTCTGGAAAGCTATTCTAGGTCATGGTGCTGTCCCAATGGGTTCTAATGCATGGGAAACTTTAAGGATTCTTCAAG GAAGACCAGCTCCTGGTAAAGAGCTCACAGACGAGTTTAATGTTCTGGAGGCTAATCTGTGGAATGCTGTTTCTCTGAATAAAG GGTGCTATAAGGGCCAAGAAACCATTGCTAGACTTGTAACTTACGATGGCATCAAGCAGAGACTATGGGGAATACGTGTCTCATCGCCTGTGGAACCTGGTAGCACTATCTCAGTTAATGGGAAAAAG GTTGGCAAGGTGACGAGTTTCACAACTGGTAAACGAGCATCTCAGCCCCTCGGTCTTGGCTATATTAAGAGGAAAGCTGCTTCTGAGGGAGACAGTGTAATTATTGGTGATGATGTTGAGGGTACAGTGGTGGAAGTGCCTTTTCTCGCTCGTCAAATCCCTCCATCCTAG